The window GAAGGTTTTCCGAGAAGCGCCAGAGAGAATTTTACCAAAGGGTGAAGGTTCGTAAGCCCTCCTACTACTCCTACGGAAATTGGAAGATCTATCCAGAATCTGAACACACCGTTATCTGTAGTACAGTGGGTCAAAGATCTGTATTGTCCGTCTCTTGCAGCGTAAGCATGGGCACAGGCTTCTGTAGCTCTGAAGTCATTCCCGGTAGCAATTACAACGGCATCTACTCCGTTCATGACTCCTTTATTGTGGGTCGTAGCGCGGTAAGGTTCAATTTCTGCAATGGTAACGGCCTGCTTAAATTTAGAAGCAAATTCTTCAGGAGAAATTCCGCTGTCATCTTTAAGGTCTTCCATTTTACAGGAAACCTCAGCTCTTACAATACAGTCAGGGGTATAATTAGAAAGAATATTCATCACAATCTGCAATGAATTCTTTTCTTCCTGTGTAAAATCTTCACTGATAGCAACTTCCTGTTTCAGGGTTTTTCCAAACTGTTCAAGACAGGAGTTGATAAAGTTCGCTCCCATTGAATCTACGGTATCAAAGCTTGCTTTCAGCTGATAATAGTTGGACATTTCCGCCGTTTTATCCACCAGGCTGATATTAAGAATACCTCCGCCGCGTTTTCTCATGTTGGATGTAATATCCTCAGTGGTTTCAAATAATTTTTTCTTCAAACTGAAATTAAAGAAATGTAATAATTTGTGGGGTTCTACATTAAAAATAAAATGGGTGTGTCCCAGCTTTTCTGTATTAATAATAGTAGTTTTAAAACCTCCTTTATCGATCCAGAATTTTGCAGCTTTGGAAGCGGCTGCTACTACTGAACTTTCTTCAACAGCCATTGGAAGGGCCAATAGCTTTCCATCGATCAG of the Chryseobacterium aureum genome contains:
- a CDS encoding hydroxymethylglutaryl-CoA reductase, degradative, which produces MNHKPIEGFSKLPKQGKIEWLVNEYLEGNQEYQNILKQYWNDNADLQKLHEEFSENTISNFYMPYGIAPNFLIDGKLLALPMAVEESSVVAAASKAAKFWIDKGGFKTTIINTEKLGHTHFIFNVEPHKLLHFFNFSLKKKLFETTEDITSNMRKRGGGILNISLVDKTAEMSNYYQLKASFDTVDSMGANFINSCLEQFGKTLKQEVAISEDFTQEEKNSLQIVMNILSNYTPDCIVRAEVSCKMEDLKDDSGISPEEFASKFKQAVTIAEIEPYRATTHNKGVMNGVDAVVIATGNDFRATEACAHAYAARDGQYRSLTHCTTDNGVFRFWIDLPISVGVVGGLTNLHPLVKFSLALLGKPSAHELMSILAVSGLAQNFGALRSLVTTGIQKGHMKMHLLNILNQLGATEEEKQHFVTYFKDKTVSHHEVINEFNRMRGN